A stretch of the Saccharolobus caldissimus genome encodes the following:
- the cas10 gene encoding type III-B CRISPR-associated protein Cas10/Cmr2 → MICIVGVDFSQVQSYISNSRKLSDIWAGSYIASYLSWCLANNIIGDLEERVKCGNICENCIITPTLENNLFHAIRKNGIDQEIRKRLNAILELQRLYPIFPARLTFITECKEKNELKNYILDKLHECYRKLIPYNELKNYIEKLDKYKFTSYTPIEPYISVVELEEYNSIIDVCKLISDLKNPKNEDFQKMLFEKLKKLSEEMQFKKLKVITPEAYLDIDELVKDIDSGKIRLNDIRGYKYCEMCNKLPAIAEDSEDYLCGWCLIKRKFGVYIWAKLGGFPSTSDMAWFDYKINKSLEITQEERSAHIKKLFEIIFKVNEIKLPNYTLFELDEKEIMRRYADYPTSYAIIKADMDSFGKLLLLEPEFIKFKDEDLQKEYTKKWKSLLPQGGAIKIIKEIEREINELVIEDLESIFKNHAIPIYIGGDDLLAIAPTDKALELAIKLRKNLLKFKTLKYNGRSICIVLSHFKYPLKISLEILERAIKYLKDVLVYKFADLEVMKDSLIVVNNERGILSEAIIPFRYIIDLDNPEKNEVASLLDVAQKIILSVRKGIYSRSLIYDLGARKEFFTSLSKVSENTVSKLFMKIMEDNKKNKDISCLEQADYETIAKFSKIKVNNRSVIEDFIKLLGWFS, encoded by the coding sequence ATGATTTGTATAGTTGGAGTAGACTTTTCTCAAGTTCAATCGTATATCTCTAATTCAAGAAAACTTTCAGATATATGGGCTGGAAGCTATATAGCTTCGTATCTCTCTTGGTGTTTAGCTAATAATATAATAGGAGATTTAGAAGAACGAGTTAAATGTGGAAATATTTGTGAAAATTGTATTATAACTCCTACATTAGAAAATAATTTATTTCATGCCATAAGAAAAAATGGAATAGACCAGGAGATTCGTAAAAGACTTAATGCTATTCTTGAGCTTCAACGTTTATATCCTATATTTCCTGCCAGATTAACGTTTATAACAGAATGTAAGGAAAAGAATGAACTTAAAAATTACATATTAGATAAATTACATGAGTGCTATAGGAAATTAATACCATATAATGAATTAAAAAATTACATTGAAAAATTAGATAAATATAAGTTTACCTCCTATACTCCCATAGAGCCTTACATCTCCGTAGTCGAACTAGAAGAATATAACTCTATAATAGACGTTTGCAAATTAATAAGTGACCTTAAGAATCCTAAAAATGAAGATTTCCAAAAGATGTTATTTGAAAAATTGAAAAAACTTTCTGAGGAGATGCAATTTAAGAAATTGAAAGTTATAACGCCAGAAGCTTATCTAGATATAGATGAGTTAGTAAAAGATATAGATTCTGGTAAAATTCGTTTAAATGATATCAGAGGTTATAAATATTGTGAGATGTGTAATAAATTACCTGCAATTGCCGAAGATAGTGAAGACTACCTATGTGGGTGGTGTCTGATAAAGAGAAAATTTGGTGTATATATCTGGGCAAAATTAGGGGGATTCCCTTCTACCTCAGATATGGCATGGTTTGACTACAAAATTAATAAATCACTAGAGATAACACAAGAAGAAAGAAGTGCTCACATAAAAAAACTCTTTGAAATAATTTTTAAGGTAAATGAAATTAAACTGCCAAATTATACGCTATTTGAACTAGATGAGAAGGAAATAATGAGAAGGTATGCAGACTATCCTACATCATATGCCATTATTAAAGCTGATATGGATTCTTTTGGAAAATTATTGCTTCTTGAACCAGAATTCATTAAGTTTAAAGATGAAGATCTACAAAAAGAGTATACTAAAAAATGGAAAAGCCTCTTACCTCAAGGTGGAGCTATAAAGATAATTAAAGAAATTGAAAGAGAAATTAATGAGCTAGTAATAGAAGACCTAGAATCTATATTTAAGAATCATGCAATCCCTATATATATTGGAGGAGATGACTTATTAGCTATAGCCCCAACCGATAAGGCTTTAGAATTGGCGATAAAACTTAGGAAAAACTTACTTAAATTCAAAACTCTTAAATACAACGGCCGATCAATCTGTATAGTCTTAAGTCACTTTAAATATCCGTTAAAAATTTCTCTTGAAATTCTTGAAAGAGCTATAAAATACTTGAAGGACGTATTAGTCTACAAATTTGCAGATTTAGAAGTAATGAAGGATTCACTTATCGTAGTTAATAATGAAAGAGGCATTCTTTCAGAAGCCATAATTCCGTTTAGATACATAATAGATCTCGATAATCCAGAAAAAAATGAAGTAGCATCTCTTTTAGATGTAGCTCAGAAAATAATCTTAAGCGTACGCAAAGGAATCTATAGTAGATCACTTATTTACGACTTAGGAGCTAGAAAGGAATTTTTTACCAGTCTCTCTAAAGTAAGTGAGAATACAGTGAGTAAACTATTTATGAAAATTATGGAGGATAATAAAAAGAATAAGGATATTTCATGTTTGGAACAAGCTGACTATGAGACGATAGCTAAATTTAGCAAGATAAAAGTCAATAATAGGAGTGTGATAGAAGATTTCATAAAGTTGTTAGGGTGGTTCTCATGA